Proteins from one Legionella taurinensis genomic window:
- a CDS encoding rhodanese-like domain-containing protein — translation MGQFKTFIIHHWAMVTALIVVLIMIFVNELKAQRSRGKELPPQAAIKLINDDNAVVIDLRDAENYRKGHIIDSIRASQDDFEQNKMDKYKDKPIILVCGRGLQSAALAAKLRTQGFVNPVVLAGGISAWQAADLPLVKGK, via the coding sequence ATGGGACAGTTCAAAACGTTTATTATTCATCATTGGGCTATGGTGACAGCCTTGATTGTCGTCCTGATCATGATCTTTGTTAATGAACTGAAGGCACAGCGTAGCCGCGGCAAAGAACTGCCTCCGCAGGCAGCGATTAAATTAATTAACGATGACAATGCCGTCGTCATCGATCTGCGCGATGCCGAAAATTACCGCAAAGGCCACATCATCGACTCCATTCGCGCCAGCCAGGACGATTTTGAGCAGAATAAAATGGACAAGTACAAAGACAAACCCATCATTCTCGTTTGCGGACGCGGTTTGCAATCAGCGGCCCTGGCTGCTAAATTGCGTACACAAGGATTTGTCAATCCGGTGGTGCTGGCCGGCGGCATCAGTGCCTGGCAGGCTGCCGACTTACCTCTGGTAAAAGGAAAATAA
- the grxC gene encoding glutaredoxin 3: protein MTTIVVYSTGYCPYCSRAKQLLDSKGVHYDEIRVDDNPALRDEMIHKSGRRTVPQIFINGQHVGGCDDLYALEQQGRLDKLLKG from the coding sequence ATGACCACCATTGTCGTTTACAGCACCGGCTATTGCCCCTACTGTTCTCGCGCCAAGCAGCTGCTGGACAGCAAAGGCGTACACTATGACGAAATTCGCGTTGACGATAATCCCGCGCTTCGCGACGAAATGATTCACAAAAGCGGACGCCGCACCGTGCCGCAGATTTTTATCAATGGCCAGCATGTCGGTGGCTGTGATGATTTGTATGCCCTTGAACAACAGGGGCGTTTGGATAAACTTTTAAAAGGCTGA
- the secB gene encoding protein-export chaperone SecB yields the protein MTEQANQPQHAEAQFMIQRIYMKDSSFETPNTPAVFQQKWEPELTLDLNTASSQLESNIYEVVLTVTATVKNQNAVAFLAEVKQAGIFTIEGAPKEQLDHLLGSFCPNILFPYARETITAQVIRGSFPQLVLAPINFDALYMQQLQEKQNAGQSQTESAH from the coding sequence ATGACTGAACAGGCAAATCAACCGCAACACGCTGAAGCGCAATTTATGATTCAGCGCATTTACATGAAAGATTCGTCCTTCGAGACCCCAAACACGCCGGCTGTTTTTCAGCAAAAATGGGAGCCTGAACTGACGCTCGATTTAAATACAGCAAGCAGCCAGCTTGAAAGCAACATTTATGAAGTGGTTTTGACCGTTACCGCAACAGTCAAAAATCAAAATGCCGTGGCTTTTCTGGCGGAAGTCAAACAAGCCGGTATTTTTACGATTGAAGGCGCGCCCAAAGAGCAACTGGATCATCTGCTTGGCAGTTTCTGCCCCAACATCCTGTTCCCTTATGCACGCGAAACCATTACTGCTCAAGTGATTCGCGGCAGTTTCCCGCAGCTGGTCTTAGCGCCCATCAATTTTGACGCTCTGTACATGCAGCAATTACAGGAAAAACAAAACGCAGGCCAATCTCAGACAGAATCTGCACACTAA
- a CDS encoding NAD(P)H-dependent glycerol-3-phosphate dehydrogenase yields MTEKTIAILGAGSWGTAVAIHLARHGNRVLLWGQNSQYMATMQSDRCNSRYLPDTLFPATLEATADLTACQQRADEVILAVPSHAFAALLAKLQRPESGIAWLTKGIDPASNRLLSELVTEHWGKNYPLAILSGPSFARELAQGLPTAVTLAGNHGEYQKSLQQALHHDNLRVYLGNDIIGVQLCGAVKNVLAIACGISDGLGFGANAKAALITRGLAEMRRLGLALGAREETFMGLAGVGDLVLTCTDNQSRNRRFGLYLGEGMDLATAEATIGQVVEGRHNAAQVCKLAGDHQVDMPICTQINTLLQSKITPRQAVTNLMSRRVGEE; encoded by the coding sequence ATGACTGAAAAAACGATTGCCATTCTGGGAGCCGGCTCCTGGGGAACCGCAGTAGCCATTCATTTAGCCCGGCATGGCAATCGTGTTCTGCTTTGGGGGCAAAACAGCCAATACATGGCAACAATGCAGAGCGACCGCTGCAATTCGCGCTACCTTCCCGACACACTCTTTCCGGCAACATTAGAAGCCACAGCCGATTTAACGGCTTGTCAACAACGCGCGGACGAGGTGATTCTCGCCGTTCCCTCGCATGCGTTTGCCGCGTTGCTGGCTAAATTGCAGAGGCCTGAATCGGGCATTGCCTGGTTAACCAAAGGCATTGATCCGGCGAGTAATCGCTTGCTCTCTGAGTTAGTCACAGAACACTGGGGTAAAAACTACCCTCTTGCCATCCTTTCAGGCCCGTCGTTTGCCAGAGAACTGGCCCAGGGATTACCTACGGCGGTGACGCTCGCAGGCAACCACGGCGAGTATCAAAAAAGCCTGCAACAAGCCCTGCACCATGACAATCTGCGCGTTTATCTCGGCAATGACATCATTGGCGTGCAACTTTGTGGCGCGGTAAAAAATGTTCTGGCCATCGCCTGCGGCATCAGTGATGGTTTGGGGTTTGGTGCCAATGCCAAAGCGGCATTGATTACCCGTGGTTTAGCGGAAATGCGGCGTTTGGGCCTGGCGCTTGGCGCGCGGGAAGAGACCTTTATGGGACTTGCCGGCGTGGGCGATCTGGTATTGACCTGTACAGACAATCAATCCCGTAACCGACGCTTCGGTTTATATCTCGGCGAGGGAATGGATCTTGCCACGGCTGAGGCCACGATTGGCCAGGTGGTCGAAGGCAGGCACAATGCGGCTCAGGTCTGTAAATTAGCTGGCGATCATCAAGTCGACATGCCCATTTGCACCCAGATTAATACCTTGCTGCAATCGAAAATAACCCCTCGACAGGCCGTTACCAATCTCATGAGTCGGCGCGTAGGAGAGGAGTGA
- a CDS encoding phosphotransferase has translation MMQTKAEAIQREFNNRGIVLRESVTEAKSHAFQDGITNQFLILNDMSGKRYLIRINGKLWPPFTREGEHHNLEQLKKQGFDTALVANKPEEGFQICDLQDETKNFTRINVKGHRISAIQAVAKTIQKYHQLAHFESHYSFQQTLSSASRRLRASGNIEMTAIYRVVVSIFSLITRDDKEFVASHNDLLPSSIYFNGEKTIIVDWEYSGKNHRSYDLALFSLKSCLSPVEESHLIKNYDPEGDNRMEYWLPLMKAGVNFLLLLWELNSSRDEGVHNALFLFKTLQSNLQDAFIQQSAKLVFTEKRCLFFKPERKEAKKHRLTNNNQENTGLDNDGLVSLASSL, from the coding sequence ATGATGCAAACGAAAGCCGAAGCAATCCAACGCGAGTTTAACAACCGAGGAATCGTACTGAGAGAATCAGTGACTGAGGCGAAATCCCATGCTTTTCAGGACGGCATAACCAATCAGTTTTTAATCCTGAACGATATGAGCGGCAAGCGTTATTTAATTCGCATTAATGGTAAATTATGGCCTCCCTTTACTCGCGAGGGTGAACACCACAACCTTGAGCAATTAAAGAAGCAGGGATTTGACACCGCTTTAGTCGCCAATAAGCCTGAGGAGGGATTTCAAATCTGCGATTTGCAGGATGAAACGAAGAATTTTACCCGAATCAATGTTAAAGGCCATCGGATAAGCGCGATCCAGGCTGTGGCAAAAACAATACAGAAATATCATCAACTGGCGCATTTTGAAAGCCATTATTCCTTTCAACAAACGTTAAGCAGTGCCAGCCGGCGCTTAAGAGCCAGTGGAAACATAGAAATGACTGCAATTTATCGTGTGGTTGTCAGTATTTTTTCTTTGATAACTCGCGATGATAAGGAGTTTGTCGCTTCCCATAATGATCTGCTGCCCTCCAGTATTTATTTCAATGGTGAAAAGACAATTATCGTTGATTGGGAATATTCCGGCAAAAATCATCGCAGCTACGATCTGGCGCTGTTTTCCCTCAAATCATGCCTCTCCCCAGTTGAAGAATCCCATTTGATAAAAAACTATGATCCTGAAGGCGATAACCGCATGGAATATTGGTTACCGTTAATGAAAGCGGGGGTTAATTTTCTGTTGCTACTTTGGGAGCTCAACTCCAGCCGCGATGAAGGAGTTCACAATGCCCTATTCCTGTTTAAAACCCTGCAAAGCAACCTGCAGGACGCTTTTATTCAGCAATCCGCCAAATTAGTGTTTACCGAAAAGCGCTGTCTTTTTTTTAAGCCGGAACGTAAAGAAGCAAAAAAACACAGGTTAACAAACAACAATCAGGAAAATACCGGCTTGGACAATGACGGATTGGTTTCTTTGGCCAGTTCATTATAA